A single window of Vidua chalybeata isolate OUT-0048 chromosome 7, bVidCha1 merged haplotype, whole genome shotgun sequence DNA harbors:
- the CNPPD1 gene encoding protein CNPPD1: MELDELLLDEEGAFSLSGFQEFTFLPRHQQLSERVRKRLYYGWEKDCSLDNLSSPVADIAVELLQKVAPSPIRRLQKKYVSHVSREACISPCSMMLALVYIERLRHRNPEYLQQISSSDLFLISMMVASKYLYDEGEEEEVFNDEWGAAGKVDVQTMNTLEMNFLSAIDWSLYTDPRELFEVLSWLEGRVAEKQGMWRGWFTYTDLCVLMEQSMWQHVLGQFYQQVVKLACLLGVVYLTGFAAIFTSITVVHRSVCVRSVSAAAPRPALFPEERRCHLDAQPAPAPGQPQPELPNVSSASCTRCLGENETTKEPHRGGVTATALYLWSSVMTALSYPKAPDLAQHRRLPQGPFRKVPTACERSNRTTPTAAPSQPGPFGLAVLPAPPVLHCHACSATAGPTWDAAPNREDWLDPLGLKQCFLHTAMDLSRIKSFIFPS; this comes from the exons ATGGAGCTAGACGAGCTGCTGCTGGACGAGGAGGGCGCCTTCTCCCTCAGTGGGTTCCAGGAGTTCACG TTCCTGCCTAGGCACCAGCAGCTGAGCGAGAGAGTGCGGAAGCGGCTCTATTATGGCTGGGAGAAAGACTGCAGCCTGGATAATCTCTCCAGCCCTGTGGCAG ATATTGCTGTGGAGTTGCTGCAGAAAGTGGCTCCTAGTCCTATCCGTAGACTCCAGAAGAAATACGTGTCTCATGTATCTCG GGAAGCTTGCATCTCACCCTGCTCCATGATGTTGGCACTGGTTTACATTGAGAGACTCCGGCACCGGAACCCTGAATACCTCCAGCAGATCTCATCTTCAGACCTCTTCCTGATCTCCATG ATGGTTGCAAGTAAGTATCTGTATGATgagggtgaggaagaggaggtgtTCAACGACgagtggggagcagcagggaaggtggATGTCCAGACCATGAACACACTGGAGATGAACTTCCTGAGCGCCATT GACTGGAGTCTCTACACAGATCCTCGGGAGCTGTTTGAAGTGCTGAGCTGGCTGGAAGGACG tgtgGCTGAAAAACAGGGCATGTGGCGTGGCTGGTTCACCTACACAGATCTGTGTGTCCTCATGGAGCAGTCCATGTGGCAGCATGTGCTGGGCCAGTTCTACCAGCAAGTGGTGAAG CTGGCCTGCCTCCTGGGTGTGGTGTACCTGACGGGCTTCGCAGCCATCTTCACCTCCATCACTGTCGTGCACCGGTCTGTGTGCGTAAGGAGTGTCAGCGCTGCAGCTCCCCGGCCTGCGCTGTTCCCTGAGGAGAGGAGGTGCCACCTGGatgcccagccagccccagcccctggccaaCCCCAGCCCGAGCTGCCCAATGTCTCCTCAGCCAGCTGCACCCGTTGCCTGGGGGAGAATGAGACGACCAAGGAGCCACATCGTGGAGGTGTCACAGCGACTGCACTCTACCTGTGGAGCAGCGTGATGACAGCCCTGTCCTACCCAAAGGCACCTGATCTAGCCCAACACAGGCGCCTCCCACAAGGTCCTTTCCGGAAAGTGCCCACTGCCTGTGAGAGATCCAACCGTACCACCCCcactgcagcccccagccagcctggccctTTTGGACTCGCCGTGCTCCCGGCTCCTCCGGTGCTCCACTGCCATGCTTGCTCAGCCACTGCGGGCCCCACATGGGATGCAGCCCCCAACCGTGAGGACTGGCTGGACCCCCTGGGGCTGAAGCAGTGCTTCTTGCATACTGCAATGGATCTCAGTAGAATCAAGAGCTTCATCTTCCCCAGCTAG
- the SLC23A3 gene encoding solute carrier family 23 member 3, giving the protein MNGGRGKAPGAGSPMLTSCSSQKMCSWMMSCCLALQHLAVQTSLLCIFHLLLLPTLPQEPPHAQTTSKLLAQSLFACGISTVLQTTLGSRLPLVQIPSFEYLVPAMVLSSHLSPGASKDRNGTAMASTCLVPHCRDTGSWADSLQEVSGAVLISGLIQLVLGVSGVCGWAVQHCGPMVLAPSLSIIGLSTYKEAAFFCSTNWGVALLLMLLAVTFSQHLRSCRLPFCAWPHAWEGSTEYSVPTLRTFSVLLPFAGVCIVCAILSYFHVPWESLDVTVAQLSWANSTSNAPWIRIPYAGAWRWPLLTPRALAVGIAMAIGSSMNSVGCYVLCGRLLRVPRLPSHACNRGLCMEGLGSLLAGLLGTTGGTASSIANTCATGFTQAGSCHSVQVSALLCMVLGMSPRLAGLLTHIPLAVHGGVLCVTYAVAVGTGISYFQYTDIDSGRNIFIVGFAMFMALLVPRWFGTALTPLATGWVPLDLLFLSLLMVPVFLTGFLSFFLENTVSGTLEERGLLSEQPWKARAGDCNLHGERGEVSQAYGLPTGLRRLLPSSCKAFPCCFLCPRSEEEEESSCATEEGTAAPGEGTHLLPKPSSGELQPAIRPSQTDMPAWHTVA; this is encoded by the exons atgAATGGGGGCCGTGGCAaagcacctggagctgggagcccCATGCTCACATCCTGCTCCTCTCAGAAGATGTGCTCCTGGATGATGAGCTGCTGCTTAGCCCTTCAG cacctgGCTGTGCAGACCTCCTTGCTCTGCAtcttccacctcctcctgctACCCACCCTGCCTCAGGAGCCACCTCATGCCCAGACCACCAGCAAGCTGCTGGCACAAAGCCTCTTTGCCTGCGGCATCTCCACAGTGCTGCAGACCACCCTGGGGAGCCG GTTGCCACTGGTTCAAATCCCATCCTTTGAGTACTTAGTCCCTGCCATGGTGCTGAGTTCCCACCTGTCCCCCGGTGCCAGCAAAGACAGGAATG GCACAGCCATGGCCAGTACATGCCTTGTACCTCATTGCAGAGacacagggagctgggctgaCTCACTGCAAGAG GTCTCTGGAGCAGTGCTGATCTCTGGGCTGATTCAGTTGGTGCTGGGAGTGTCTGGCGTGTGTGGGTGGGCAGTGCAGCACTGCGGGCCCATGGTCCTGGCCCCCAGCCTCTCCATCATCGGGCTGTCCACATACAAGGAGGCTGCTTTCTTCTGCTCCACTAACTGGGGAGTAGCACTGCT GCTCATGCTCCTTGCTGTCACCTTCTCCCAACACCTGCGGTCCTGCCGCCTGCCCTTCTGTGCCTGGCCCCATGCTTGGGAGGGCTCCACAGAGTATTCAGTTCCCACCCTGCGCACATTCTCG GTACTGCTCCCATTTGCTGGTGTCTGCATTGTGTGTGCCATCCTCAGCTACTTCCATGTTCCTTGGGAATCACTGGATGTGACCGTGGCGCAGCTGTCCTGGGCCAACAGCACCTCCAACGCCCCTTGGATCCGCATCCCCTATGCAG gagcgTGGAGGTGGCCGCTGCTCACCCCCCGGGCGCTGGCAGTGGGCATTGCCATGGCCATCGGCAGTAGCATGAACTCTGTGGGCTGCTATGTGCTGTGTGGGAGGCTGCTGCGAGTCCCTCGGCTACCCTCTCACGCCTGTAACCGGGGGCTTTGCATGGAAGGGTTGGGCAGCCTCCTGGCAGGACTGCTGGGCACCACAGGGGGCACAGCCTCCAGCATTGCAAACACCTGTGCCACTGGCTTCACGCAG gctggctctTGCCACTCAGTGCAAGTAAGCGCCCTGCTGTGCATGGTGCTGGGCATGTCCCCGAGGCTGGCAGGGCTCCTCACCCATATCCCACTGGCAGTTCATG GAGGGGTGCTTTGTGTAACCTACGCCGTGGCTGTGGGCACGGGGATCTCCTACTTCCAGTACACAGACATTGACTCAGGGAGGAACATCTTCATTGTTGGCTTTGCCATGTTCATGGCATTGCTGGTACCACGGTGGTTTGGCACGGCTCTGACTCCCCTGGCCACAG GCTGGGTGCCATTGgatctcctcttcctctccctgcttaTGGTCCCTGTCTTCTTAACTGGCTTCTTGTCATTTTTTCTGGAGAACACAGTCTCAG GAACACTGGAGGAACGAGGGCTGCTTTCTGAGCAGCCATGGAAAGCCAGAGCTGGTGACTGTAACCTCcatggagagagaggggaagtCAGCCAAGCATATGGGCTCCCCACTGGGCTAAGGAGGCTGCTGCCATCTTCCTGCAAAGCCTTTCCATGCTGCTTCCTCTGCCCGAggagtgaggaagaggaggagagcagTTGTGCCActgaggaggggacagctgccCCGGGGGAAGGGACACACTTGctccccaaacccagctctggggagctgcagccagcaatAAGGCCAAGCCAGACAGACATGCCTGCATGGCACACCGTGGCCTGA